The genome window GTAGAGTatgaaaagcatttaattCAACTAGCAGATATAAACATAAGCTTTCAAGTGTCGGACAGTTTGACAAGCAATGGCCAACAGCTTTTGTTCAAGCAATCATACACAGTATAtgttacacacacatgcacatccatttttttgctgttgccgtgCCCCCTTCGCGATTCTCATATGCCCATTCCAGTCTCAGCATCAGCCGATGTCTGCAAGCGAATGATAAGTTCGCAGTTTTGCCACGGCGCGTGTTGTTTGATTTAGAATCAACTTCACGCTGTGAGAGCTTTTGCCCCCACTGGAAGTTCTTGCTCTCCGATTCACTCAGAGAGCGAGAACGTTTCGAACTGGCAGTGTTGTCGACGCAACGAAAGCAACAGAATTGCTATAATCAACCGGTTTTACTTAACGTTGCGTTGTGGCGATGACAACCCTGGCACACGCGCTGGAAAGAAGCCGCATTACGTGACACTAAATGTCGCCTGTTGGGCAAACGGCCAGTTTAGTGTGCTTTTGGCAGTGTTCCGATCGTGTAGAAACCATCAGCAGTTGTCAATCTCCTTTTTGCCACAGGTGGGTGTGTTCACTTTTCTTTTAGAGTGATGAGGGAGGGGAGGAAAGGCAGGCAAGCATATTTGGTCTCTAGTTGCTTACATAACACGATCTCTCAATTCCAGTTATCATGTCGCTTCGCATTGTATCGCAGTCCCTAGTGAACGCCTGGAGCCAGACTCTGGTGCGTGGAATGTCCACACAGGGCGGCTCCAAGAACATTGGCTTCGTCGGTCTGGGTAACATGGGCGGCCATATGGCCAGCAATCTGATCAAGGCTGGTCATAAGCTCCATGTGTTCGATATCTCGAAACCTGCCTGCGACAATCTGAAGGCAAAGGGCGCCACTGTCTACACAAAGACCTCGGAGCTGGCCAAGAACTCCGACTTTGTCATCACCATGCTGCCCAACAACGACATCGTCGATGCTTCGTACGAGGAGATGACCGCCGATGGCGTCAACAAGAACACCTTCTTCATTGACTCCTCCACCATTGATCCCACACTTGTGAAGTCGCTGCAGAAGCGCATTAGCGCCAAGGGTGCTCGCTTCATCGATGCTCCCGTCTCCGGCGGTGTTCCCGGCGCCGAACAGGCCACGTTGACCTTCATGGTCGGCGGCACTGAGGCTGAGTACAACACCGTCAAGGCTGTGCTCGAGTGCATGGGCAAGCGCATCACCCACTGCGGTGACTATGGCATGGGTCAGGCTGCCAAATTGGCCAACAACATGATGCTGGCCATCTCGATGATTGGTGTCTCTGAGGCCATGAATCTGGCCATGCGCCTGGGTCTGAATCCCAACACATTCGCTGAGATTATCAACTCGTCCACTGGCCGCTGCTGGGCCTCAGAGCTTTACAATCCCGTGCCCGGCGTGACTCCCACCGCACCAGCCAACCGCGACTACGCTGGCGGTTTCTCCACCGATCTGATCACCAAGGATTTGGGTCTGGCCTCCGGTGTGGCCACCTCCTCGAACACTCCCATTCCCATGGGCGCACTCGCTCATCAAATCTATCGCAACCTCAAGTCCAAGGGTCTGGGCAACAAGGACTTCTCCATTGTCTATGACTACATGAAGAACGACAAGAACTAAATAGCCTTTGTTTCTCTTGGCTATATTGGAAGGCTTCCACCCACCAGTTTTGCATTTATGGGGCTCCATTAAATTGTGGCTCTCGACTTTTTAGGGCTTCCCGTGTTAcgattttgatttgcattttctatATGTACGTTCTATAGCGTTTGATTTAGTTGATCACAATGCTGatgttatattaaaaattaattcgTATTATctgttaattgtttttatcttTCGTTGCGGAAAAgtttgtgattgtgattgcaTAACCGTGGTGCTAATTAATCTAGGGTATAGAGAGACCTTGACTATGTTTCAAGTGGAACTATCTGGCTGataagcaaatttaaaacagCTGTCTCGATGACAGGTACCATTATGGGGGGGCGAATTTATGATCGGCAGGTATAGCGTAATTTCCAGCACGGGTCGAGAGCTTTCCATTCCAAATTGGAAGACCATGTGGAGTCAATTAGTAGCATAAAAAGCGTTTGCAAGTAAACAAAGACTTgagcaaaacaaacagcaataaACATACAGAACGAATGCAATGTAAATTCAAAAGCTCTGCGTTTGAGAGCCACTGAAACTTAAAAAGAACCACAATGTAAGCACTATAGTTTACAGTTGACGAGTCACTGGGGAGCGCACACGTATAGTTGAAGAGTCAGTGAATGAAAGCTTTTGCGACTTGTGAGTTGTTGAGCGaaatccaaaaatatttgtatattgtatttttgctgtcatattttgaaaaataacaaacttaACTTACATGTATGTAGGTGCtaataattaatgttaattaattaattaattagattttgttccttatgcatttttttgtattgtatataaaaactttGTTGCGGGAGTATAAAATAGTTAGACTATCTAATTGTTTTGTCATGCATTTTCATCGGAGTTTCATTGGATCATGGCATCCTAAACATACACATGTAAGTAGTTTGTagcattattatattataattaggACTTAGGTATTCGAAAATGTTttgaacaataaatatatatgtatgtatatattaatagTAGAGCTATATATCCATAAGGTTAATTGGTTTTTGGATAATTTGTAAGCATATAAAAAGCCTTAAATGATCGAGTGCAATggatttataatttaaatacattcaGATCGTAGGGAACTTGTAAAgtaatgtaaatttaaaggTATCTGTGTtggtatttatgtatgtatgtatatagtaaatgtaagtaaatattttggaTAAGCCACATAGTACATCTAGTTGCAATTCTTTGAAAAATATCACAAATcgaaatatacaataaataattaaccATTCTCGTTCGCATAAAGGAATTGCTcggttgttcttgttgttgttgctggtaaTTAGTAGTATTAGGTAGGTagattgttaattaaatacatttagaTACAGATTCAAAAAGATAAGTTGAACTTTAGGTACGGTACACTCACAGGTTCTATAAGTATAAAGTACAATATTCTGTTCGATtcgcatttttgttgttgttgttgttgtgttttatgtatttacaaaatttgtgaGTGTTGCTTTGTGTAAatagtttcatatttttgattttgttgttgtttagttaCTGcgattaacaaacaaattgattcTGAAAATACTTGAGAGTTAAGCAAAAACTTTTGGTGCATAAACGTTGACGTTGCCATGGAACTTGCTCTTGTGCCTTACTTGTATCATTTCTAATTCATTTATCTAgatatctatatttatatacgcCATATTTATGGCTTGAATACACTAATCGCCTTGGCTCAGACTGAGGCTCTTGGCCTGGCCGAACTTGTGCTTCAGTTGATTTGTGTTGGCGCGGAAGCGTGTCGTCATCTGTTGCACCAGATGCTGTGGACCAGAAGATGCGCTGGACTGCAGCGACGCCATTGCCGCATCAGCGCTGGTTATAGACTATGATCCTTTGAGCTTCTTTTTAGGATTGTTGCGCGCTTGATCGGTGGGCGCCGACGGTGGCAGCTCCCTGAATTGATTCTATTGGCCAGaaaagaattttgaaatttgaggGAAAATATAGGTTAAGATATTGCCTTAATTCTTATAATTTATTCACTTACAATTGCCTCATTGTCGGGCACACGCGATAGGAAGTCCAGCAGCTCGTTGTTCGGTATGGTGTTGGGTCGCAGAATGCGTCGGGAGAACTTCATGAAACCCCAgaagagcagcagccaacGCAG of Drosophila nasuta strain 15112-1781.00 chromosome 3, ASM2355853v1, whole genome shotgun sequence contains these proteins:
- the LOC132789775 gene encoding probable 3-hydroxyisobutyrate dehydrogenase, mitochondrial, with the protein product MSLRIVSQSLVNAWSQTLVRGMSTQGGSKNIGFVGLGNMGGHMASNLIKAGHKLHVFDISKPACDNLKAKGATVYTKTSELAKNSDFVITMLPNNDIVDASYEEMTADGVNKNTFFIDSSTIDPTLVKSLQKRISAKGARFIDAPVSGGVPGAEQATLTFMVGGTEAEYNTVKAVLECMGKRITHCGDYGMGQAAKLANNMMLAISMIGVSEAMNLAMRLGLNPNTFAEIINSSTGRCWASELYNPVPGVTPTAPANRDYAGGFSTDLITKDLGLASGVATSSNTPIPMGALAHQIYRNLKSKGLGNKDFSIVYDYMKNDKN